The DNA window AATCGTCGCATGCGATTCGACGCGTCGCCCGGTGGCCCGGCACGCGACCGCTGTATCGGCGAGAACGTAATTTCCGCTTTCGTCTAATGCTGTTGTACCTTTGCGTGAGCGCATTCTCGCGCGCGGATGACCGCTGGAGGACTCTCGATGCAACGAGCACTCGCCCCCGACATCTCCACCTGGCCCGCCGAGAACCCGCAGCTGATCGGCAGCAGGTGCGGCAGTTGCGGCGCCACAACGTTTCCCGTGCAGCAGTGGTGCCCGCGCTGCAGCGCCGGGGTGATGAGCGAGGTGCTGCTGCCGCGCCGCGGCACCCTGGTGGCCTGGACGACGCAGGGGTTCCCGCCCGGGGTGCCCTACGCCGGTCCGTCCGGCAAGGACTTCGTGCCGTTCGGCGTGGGACTGGTCCAGCTCGATGACGTGATCCGGGTCGAGGGCCGGCTGACCGAGAACGACCCGGCCAAGATCCGGTTCGGTCAGGAGGTCGAGTTGACCATGGTGCCGCTGACCACCGACGAGGAGGGCGCCGAAGTGATGACGTTCGCGTTCCGGCCGATGGCAGAGGGGGCCTGAAATGAGCAATGACGTAGCCATCGTGGGCGTGGGCCTGCACCCGTTCGGCAGGTTCGACACGACCGCGATGCAGATGGGCGCCGAGGCGATCCAATCCGCGCTCACCGACGCCGGCATGGATTGGAAGGACATCCAGTTCGGGTTCGGTGGCAGTTACGAGGTGTCCAACCCCGACGCGGTCACCCGACTGGTCGGGCTGACCGGCATCACGTTCACCAACGTGTTCAACGCCTGCGCGACCGCGGCCAGCGCCATCCAGCAGACGGCGGACACCATCCGGTTGGGCAAGTACGACATCGGCATCGCCATCGGCATGGACAAACACCCGCGCGGGGCGTTCACCGACGACCCGGCCAAGCTGGCGCTGCCGCAGTGGTACGCCCAGAACGGGCAGTTCGTCACCACCAAGTTCTTCGGCATGAAGGCCAACAAGTA is part of the Mycobacterium sp. HUMS_12744610 genome and encodes:
- a CDS encoding Zn-ribbon domain-containing OB-fold protein, giving the protein MQRALAPDISTWPAENPQLIGSRCGSCGATTFPVQQWCPRCSAGVMSEVLLPRRGTLVAWTTQGFPPGVPYAGPSGKDFVPFGVGLVQLDDVIRVEGRLTENDPAKIRFGQEVELTMVPLTTDEEGAEVMTFAFRPMAEGA